Genomic segment of Ailuropoda melanoleuca isolate Jingjing unplaced genomic scaffold, ASM200744v2 unplaced-scaffold9223, whole genome shotgun sequence:
ttacaaatataattgttttatttaatttttttcagattgttgTTAGTGTAgagaagtgcaactgatttttgtgttgatttaactttactaaatttgtttattaattccaacagttttttggtggagtcagCATTTTCTATGTACATCAAATCATCTGGAAACAAAgacacttttacttcttcctttacagtttggtttccttttatttctttttctatcctaATTGCTCTGCCTCAAATTTCCAGTTCTATGTTGAATTAGGAGTGGAGAGAGTAAGCACCTTTGTCTGTTTCCTGATCTTAGCAGGAAAATTTTCAAcctttcactgttgagtatgctGTTAGCTGTgtgcttgtcatatatggcttttgttATATTGTGGTATACTCCTCTATAACCATTTATTCATCATTCtgatcatgaaaggatgttgaattttgtcagatgctttttctgcatcttttgaggtGACcttatggtttttaattttcattctattaatgtggtgtataacatttatttgttttgtattatgCTGATTTGAGAGTGTACTCTCCTTCCTAATTTtatggaagagtttgaaaagattTGGCATTGATTCTTCTTTAggtgtttggtagaactcaccagtgaaaCCACCTGGtcttgggcttttgtttgttgggagcctttttttgtttttgtttttatttaaaatcaatttaattaacatataatgtattattagtttcaaagatagagtttagtgattcatcagttgcatataacatccactgctcattacatcaaatgccctccttaatgcccatcatccagttactccatccctgcacccacctcccctccagcaaccctcagtttgttccctacagttaagagtctcttatggtttgtctccctctcgaattttgtcttatattatttttccttcctttcccctatattcatctgttttattttttaaattctacaatgagtgaaatcttatggtatttgtctttctcagactgacttatttcacttagtataataccctccagttccatccaagtcattgcaaatggcaagagttccttctttttggtggctgagtaatattctatattacatacatacatacaccacatctttcttatccattcatctgtccatggacatctgagctctttccatagtctggctattgtggacattgctgctataaacattggggagcatgtgcctcttcgaatcactatgtttgtatccattgggtaaatacctagtggtacAATTGCTAGGtcgtatttttaactttttgaggaacctcaatattgttttccagagtggctgtacccatTTTCACTCCAACAGCATAGGAGGGTTCCGCTTTTTCtccatcctcaccaatatctatcgtttcctgtcttgttaattttagccgttcttactggcatgaggtggtatctcattgtggttttgatttgtatttttccgATGCTGAGTAatgtttagcattttttcatgtgtctgttggccatttgtatgtcttctttggagacatgtctattcatgccttctgcccatttcttgagtggatttgttgttctttgggtgttgagtttggtaagttatagattttagatactagccctttatctgataagatatttgcaaatatcttctcccattctgttgactattttttagttttgtcaacAGTTTCCtctgctatgcaaaagctttttatcttgaaggagtcccaaaagtttatttttgcttttgtttcccttgcctttggagacgtatctagcaagaagttgctgtggccaaggtcaaagaggttgctgcctgtgttctcctctaggattttgatggattcctgcttcacatttaggtctttcatccttttggagtttatttttgtatagggTGTAAGAAAGTGGACCAATGCTATTCTCCTgctgtggctgtccaattttcacaacaccatttgtttaagagacttttttccattggatattctttcctgctttgtcaaagatcatagagttgagggtccatttctgggatctctattctgttccattgatctatatgtctgtttttgtgccaggaccatactgtcttgatgattacagcttgtaatacagcttgaagtctggaattgtgatgcctccagctttggttttctttttcaacattcctctggctattcaggtcttttctggttccatacaaactttaggattgttttttccagctctgtgaaaaatgctgatggcaTTTTCATAAGGGTTGCATCGAATGTGTACCTTGTTTTTGgtaatgtagacattttaacactatttgttcttgcaatccatgaacatggaatgtttttccatttctttgtatcttcctcaacttctttcataagtgttctatagttttcagagtacagatccttgcCTCTTGGGTTAGggttattcctaggtgtcttatggtttttggtgcagttgtaaatgggatagattccttgatttctctttcttctgcctcattgttagtgtacagaaatgcaactgacatctgtgcattgattttatatcctgacactttgctgaattccttagtgagttctagcaattttggggttgagtcttttgggttttcttctttttttttttttttctaagattttatttatttatttgacagagatagagacagccagcaggagagggaacacaagcagggggagtgggagaggaagaagcagcctcatagtggaggagcctgatgtggggcttgatcccataacgccgggatcacgccctgagctgaaggcagacgcttaactgctgtgccacccaggtgccccgagtcttttgggttttcaacatAGACTGTCATTTCATCTGTGaaaagtgaaagtttgacttctttgccaatctggatgcattgtatttctttttcttgactgattgctgaggctaagacttccagtactattttgaacaacagtggagatagtggacatccctgacgtgttcctgaccttaagagaaaatctctcagttttttcccattaaggatgatatttgctgtgggtctttgcatatgttttttatattgaggtatattccttctatccctacaggACAGACAGTTTTTACCAAGAAAGGGTacatattttgtcagatgctttttctgcatctattgagagggaAATATagctattttcctttcttttattaatgtggtgtatcacattgattgttttGCAGATGTTGAATCACTCTTGTAGTctaggaataaatcctacttggtcatggtgaataatcctcttaatgggctgttggatcctattagctaatATCTTGATGAGAAGttctaccctatgatccagcaattgcactactggatatttaccccaaagatacagacatagtgaagagaagggccatatgcaccccaatgttcatagcagcattgtccacaatagctaaatcgtggaaggagccgagatgcccttcaacagatgactggattaagaagatgtggtccatatatacaatggaatattcctcagccatcaaaaagaatgatttctcaacatttgctgcaacatggacaggactggaggagtaatgctaagcgaaataagtcaagcagagaaagacaattatcatatggtttcactcatttatggagcataagaagtaggaagatcggtaggagaagaaagggaataagaaaggggggcaataaacagaagggggaatgaaccatgaaagactatagactctgggaaacaaactgagggcttcagaggggagggaagtgggggaatgggataggctggtgatgggtactaaggagggcatgtattgcatggtgcactggtgtcatatgcaagtaatgaatcatggaactttacatcagaaactagggatgtactgtatggtgactaacataatataataaaaaatattgtttaaaaaaagttttacatccatgttcatcaggggtattggtctataattctccttttggatagggtctttatctggttttgggatcaaggtaatgctggcctcatagaatgagtttggaagttttccttctatttctattttttgcaagagcttcagaagaataagtattaattcttctttaaatgtttggtagaattctggcCAGAGGCCAGCTGGCCATgcactcttgtttgttgggagatttttgattactggttcaatttgtttgctggttatgagtctgttctggttttctatttcttcctgctttagctTTGGTAGTTTATACCTTTCTcagaatgcatccatttcttcctgattgCCTTATTTCTTGACAtttaattgctcataatattctctcacaattcttgtatttcattgttgttgactgtggtctctcctctttcattaatgatttttttaattttggtactttctcttttctgtttgataAGTCTGGCCCAGGGTTTATCAATCTCACTAATTTTTCTAGAACCAGCTCCTAGCTTACATTGATCTaatgttctactgtttttttaaatttctatatcattgatttctgctctaatctttattatttctcttctcttgatagatttagactttatttgctgttctttttccagctcctttaggtgtaaggttaggttgtgtatttgagaacttTTCTTGTTCTTGAGAAAGGcatgtattgctatatacttccctcttagggacacctttgctgcatcccaaaggttctgaactgtcatgttttcattttcatatgtttccatgtatttttaaaactcttctttaattttctgttgaCCCATTCATAATTTCATAGGGTggtctttaacctccatgtatttgtgttccctcaaaattttctcttgtggttcagttcaagttttaaagcattgtggtatgaaaatatgcatggtataatctcagtcttttgtactggttgagaccAGATTTGtcacccagtatgtgatctattctggagaatgttctatgtgcactcgagaagaatgtctattctgttAATTTAGGATTAAATTGTCTGATtttatctgtgaagtccatctggtccagtgtgtcatccaaagcccttgtttccttgttggaCTTCTGCTTacatgatctatccattgctgtgagtggagtggtAATGTCCCCTAGtattatcatatttttatcaatgtgtttctttaatgttGTTATTAATcagtttatataattggctgttcccaagttaggggcatgagtatttacaattgttggatcttcttgttgaatagacacttttattatgatatagtgtccttcttcatctcttattacagtctttggtttaaaatctagtttgataCAAGGATGGCTACTGATATAAGgatggctttcttttgatgtccattggcatgataaatgaTTATCCACCCCCTctctttcaatctggaggtgtctttgggtatAAAATGAGTATGTaaacagcatattgatgggtcttgtttttttgttcaatctgataccctgtgtcttttgattggaggatTTATTCCATTCCCATTCAGAATAAGTATTGAAAGATATGAacttagtgccattgtattatctgtaaaatccctgtttctgtagatttctctgctcctttctggtCTTTTTTACTTTGGGGCTTTCTCTTCATCCAatggatcccctttaatatttctttcagggctcTTTTAGTATTCAcaatttcctttagtttttgtttgtcctagAATGTCTTTAtatctccttctgttctgaatgatatccagccttgctggataaagtattcttgcttgtatatttttcacatttagcaCATTGAAAATATGATAcctgtcctttctggcctgccaggtctccgTGGGCAGGTCTACTGCCAGCCTTACATTTCTACTCTTGTAGTTTAAGGACCTGTTGACCCCAggtgctttcaggattttctctttatctttgaaatttgccAGTTTCagtattatatgtcagggtgttgacctatttttattgatttttagggGAGggtttctgtgcctcctggacttgaatgcctgttttccttccccagattaggaaagttctcactataatttgttcaaataaaccttctgtccctctctcctgctctttaTCTTCCAGGACCCCTATCATctatatattatttcaatttatgGAATTGCTGAGCTCTTGAAGTCTCCCTTCACAATccagtagttgtctttctctctttttttcagcttccttattttccatcattttgtcttctatatcactgccctctctcctgcctcatttttcttctctgttaaagGCTCTGTTTGTtactgcatctcagtaatagcatCTTTATGTTGGACTGGTTAGATGTTAGTctttttatttctacagtaagggattctctagtgtcttctatgctttttttcaagcccggatagtatctttataattgttttttaaaattctagttcagatactttacttatatccatattgctTAAATCCCtgttgatgagggaacagaaggcaagctgaagacaaagcagaaactgacaccccacaaTCCCCCCCCCACGGGGTGtaggtgacattcctcaggcactcctggctgccctaaagggcaaagaaatagttaacgtatagacaccacaatcctgcaattcttaagtctccctcagtttcctaatgtccttagcaatttacaagaacaaagcatttgtatcaataacctagcttccggaagggaatgtagatacaattaaatgtccttataatctgcagccgccaggaagttcccaactatcttcatgttaatgccttgctagagggaaaacaaTGGCAAgacctctggtatcctgtgagtcttctttaacatatgaaagtatttctcaacctccctttttccttaccttcccccaaccccatagtatataatcagccacccctcacaatctggggcagcagctctttctgcccactggtcctgtccccgtgctttaataaaccaccaattttgcaccaaagatgcctcaagaattctttcttggtcgtccggtccggactccaccccactgaacctcacctatattctcTGACCTCATCACCTGATAGTGAGTATTAcctcctgttgtttcttgtgggcTGAATTTCTCCATCCAGTAATTGTGTCCttagcagaaaggaagaaagaaaagaaaaaaaaaagcccagcaaaaacagcaataataataataataataataacaacaacaacaacttcagaaagtgtttctggtgtgtgctgtgtACACTTTCGCTGTGTGTCTAGTCTGCCCTTTCCCAATGGTCCTTCCTCTGCAGAACTCCTCCTTGCTTGTAGTGGAGAGTGTTCGGACTTTTATGCAGAtgtactttgatttttttgtcaAGAAGCCtataaaagaagaaggaaaagaaaagaaagataataggacgaaagacaaaaaacaaaaatcaaaaaacttGATCCAAGACAATAGAAAGGAAATGgaacagaaatggaaacaaagaaacaataaactataagcctgattctaaaaaataagaaagaaggaaggaaaaaagaatagggaaggaagagagaaaaaaggaagcctgatctgaaaaatgagataaggaaacaaatgaaacaacaaatgaataaaagattataagcctgatacaaaaaaaaaaataaaagacaaagagaaaagaaaaaatatataaattaaaggataaaataaaaaatttaaacaaagtttttttaattaaaaggaggggaaaaaacaaagagaagtaaGCCTGGTCGTATTTCCACAGGAAGCTGATGTTTTGGAGCTTTCTTTTACCAGTAGACTTGGTCGATGGGGGCGGGGGCTATGTTTGTCTTCTGAGGGAGAGGCCTGctggtgatgagggaacagaaggcaagctgaggaaaaagcagaaactgacaccctgcaaccagCCCCTCCCCATGgaatgtatgcaacattcctcaggcactcctggctgccctaaaagacaaagaaatagttaacctatagatgataccacaatcctgcaagacttaagtctcccccagtttgcaaatatcttagtttataagaacaaagcatttctatcaataacctagcttcctgaagggaatgtaaatacaactAAATGTCTTATAACTTGCAGACCAAAGACAGTTACTTACAGGAATCtgggaagttcccaactatcttcatgttagtGCCTTACTTGGGGGGGTAAACAGCCTTAACTtaacaatggcaaggcctctagTACCCTGTGCCCAAAACCTCATCAGTATCACCCCTCCCTCTTGTCCCTGGGGAGTGGACCTCCCAGGCACTGGCTGTTCCAAAGGGCTTCTAAGAAAGGCAAACAATCTCCAATGTCCTGGGCTTTCATCAGTTCCCCGCCCTTAACTTGTCTGTGCCCAGCCCATTGGTAACCCCAGAGTATTTTATCTTTGGCTGGTGGCCGGGATTCAAAACTCCCAAGTTTTAACAGGCCTGGAAGGTGTGGACCCACTTCCATCCCCCAGAAGAGAGGCTCGGGGCATGCCCAGGACCATCCCATACCTGAAGATCAATCACGCAGTGCACACTCAGAGGTTGAAATTTATTGTAATGCTCAGTAAAAGGCTGGAACCAGATTATTGGCAGTCTGCACTCGACTCAGTACCCTAGTCCATTCTGCTCCTGTCTGTTTTCTGCTCAGTTCTGCCACAGAAATGCAGCTGCTCATTCTGCacacagagggttttttttttattttattttttaaaaaaattttttattgttatattcaattagccaacaatGGACACAGAGGTTTAAGCCTACTGTGGCTCACAGTGAGAAGTTATTCAGATTTCCGGTCCTCAGCAAAGGCACCTCTGACCCTGCTGTTAAGCACCTCTCAAGGGCTCCCAGGGGCCTTTTGTCCTTGGTGAGGCTAAATACACTCTTCTAAATGCCCTCCGGGGAGGGGAGCTCTTTCTCCCTATGAAACCCATGGGATCTCCTTAATGTGGCTAATTGTGCTGTCCCTAACTGCTGggctctctcccactccctctccctgacaCTTCTCCGTGAAAAGTCCATCCCCTTCGTGGCCCCACAGTTTTCCTCTCCCCCAGTCCGTGGATTGGAACCTcatgatgaggttgtgggatatcggtgaggttcagtggggtggagtctggagccgacgaccaggaaagaattcttgagacgtctttggtgcaaaatggtggtttattaaagcacggggacaggatccgtggcagaaagagctgctgcactgggttgtgaggggtggctgattatatgctatggggttgggggaggtaaggaaaaagggaggtttcaagagagtacttttgtatgttaaaaaatactcacaggataccagaggccttgtcattgtcaagttaaggttgtttacccccctcccccaagacattaacatgaagatagttgggaacttcccaGAGGAACATTAcatatcccacccaggagtgggggtggggagaggttgcAAGGTTTAGGCTTATGCTTTGTCTgcagccagccttctgttccctcatcactcaCATGAGCCACTTTTTCTCCCTCCAACTATGCAGATTGTTTCCTTAATCCTCAGATCCTcttcctagttgttcaaaatagttgaatgtttatctagttgtatttgaaGCAAGTTCAGGTTCCCCTACCATTCTGCCATGTTAACTCGGCCCCCTACTCACATAGTTTTCAATATTTCTCACCATTTTTTTCATGCACTTTGAATCTTCCATCTGGAATAATTATCCTTCTGCCAGAAATAtagtctttaaaatttctttaatgtgTATTGTTAGGAATATTGTCTTTTGGGCTTTGTGTTCTAtagtggtttttattttgctttctgaaaaGGTTGTTTTCCCCTAGGTAGAATTCCAGGTCAACAGTTATTTTCTCTCATCACATTAACAGTATTATTTCAGGTACATCttggtgaggttgtggaatataggtgaggttcagtggggtggagtccagagccgacaaccaagaaagcATTCTTGAGAcacctttggtgcaaaattggtggtttattaaagtaccgggacaggacccgtgggcagaaagagctgctgccgtgggttgtgagggatggctgattatataccatggcactgggggagataaggaaaaaagagaggttgagaatactttcatatgttaaagaagactcccaGGACACTGGAGGCTTTGCAATTGTCGAGTTAAGGGTGTTGACTCCACTAGAAGGTGTTAATagtaagacagttgggagcttcccgGGAGAATGTTACTTTCCTATCACgtgtccttatcaatgggctgcaggttgaaaagaaattccattttatttacatttccttctgcctcagcctccctcaattttatggaggggtgGTAacgttagggctccaggaaactgaattatgggtctctggaagttaggctattgataagaaagcttcttccttgtaaatcactaggacatgtgtaaaccaagggagactcaagtcttgcggGATTGTGAGCTCTGTCAGTTAACCatttggttttcctttccttagctttagggcagccaggagtacctgaggaatgtcacgtacacccCATGGGGCGGGGgaggtttgcagggtgtcagtttctgctttgtcctcagcttgccttctgttccctcaacAGGTCTgacttgagcttttttttttccttagaagtcAGCTCTCAGTTAAATTGTTATTCTTCTGTCTCTGACTGTTTTAAATGTCTTTGTATTCAGTTTCCTGCAATTTCACATTCACTTGAGGTGGAttatttgtcattcattttatttgtaactgGTTAGAGTTCTTGAATCCGAGGTTTGATATCtttcaataaatctgaaaaattgtCAGCTGTTATCTCTTTAAGTATTTCCCTCCCCACATTGTCTCTATTGTATTCTCAAATTAGATGTCAGTCTTTTCTATTCTAAACTCAGTATCTCttaatctcttttaaattttttgcctctttgtctttctaggctgaattttagataatttatttaaacctAACTTCTAGTTTACAAAATCCCTCTTCAGTTGTGTctaatatactttctttttaaaagattttatttatttgagacagagagggacagatagtgacagagatagcgagagagagagcacaagcagggaggagagggagaaacaggcttccattaagcagggagcccgacgtggggctcaatcccaggacactgggatcatgatcttagctgaaggcagacgcttaaccaactgagccacccaggcacccccctactATACTTATTAATTcatatgaaatatgaatttttgCTAGTCTAATtagtataaattttttatttctagaagttttatttaattcttttcctAATCtgcttggttatttttaaaatgtgttgctCCTCATTCATATTTCTATGTCATTTTTCATGTCTCAAAACATACTAAACATTTTTGTATTAGTAAGTGTCTGACAGTTTAAGGAGCTGGATGGAGTATACTACTGCCCTCTTGTTTCTTCTCACATTCATAGTGCCTTGTTCTTTTGTGTGGTTTTGTGAATTTTGACTATGTGCAACTCACTTTCTTTGAGGTTCTTTTACCATGGAAATTCTTCGAAGGCTGAGCTGAAGCTCTAATCCTCCAGAAGAGCCACACCAACCACAGAATGAGGTCTATTAACCacaaaaatagtttaaaaactatttctaatcCTGTTTGAAGGGTGGCTTCTACCTAAGAGTTGTTGaggaatttccttcctcttctgcacAGCACCAATATCAAGACAGGAAAGTCCCCTTGCTATTCTGTTAGTTGTCATTTATCCTTGTTCTAAGATGGTaatcttttggggttttttatttcatttacttatttaaaatttttatttatttattagagagagagacagagatagcgacagagagcataagcggggaggagaagaagaagcagattccgttctgagcagggagcctggtgtggggactccatcccaggaccctgggaccatggcctgagccaaaggcaagacacccaatggactgagccacccaggtgctccaagggGGTTCCAGCTTTATAGATGTCTTCATGACACCTCTCACTACAGATGGGTCCTAGGttgttctcctttctcccacATACTGAGGAGCTGCCGAAATTGAGGCTCATGGTCCTCAATTCAGCAGATCTGCTTGCTTCCTTTCCAGGTTCAAGCTTTTAGTAATGTTTTGGCTTCCGTGCGTCCGTCAGCAACTGTGGTTTGCCAGTGGTGGTGGAGGATATGGTGGAAGTCATTGGAAAGGCACAAATCAGAGCCTCACCTCCACTTTGATCAGAGCTCTGCTGAAtcacttttcttccattttcaagCAGAAAATATTCACTTCACTGAGAAGTGAGCTTTCTCTACTTAAAAACTTTTGAAATGTTGAAAACCATCAGTTGAGGTCATCTTAAAGATCCTGTTGCACAAGTATATTTTGTAGTTCTCTGAAGTTGGAGGTAATTGGATGTTGATGCAACCAACATATAATTTCTAACCTCAGTCTGCTAGACTGTGAAGTCTGTAGCTCTAAGAAATAGAGATGATGTCACTGTGCCTACTGGATGAGAAGAGGCCCCGGACCATCCCCAGCAGCTGCAGGTGGCACGAGGAAGCATCATGAGCACCTCGCTGTTGGCTGCCATGAGCCACACATGAGTTCTGGCATCAGTGAGGTAGTACGTGGTTAGCATGATGTCCAGGGAAAACACCACAACGGAGCTAACATACAGCAGATTAGCACTGTGTGGATAAGCAGGGTACCCCTGGCCCAGGAACAGCCCTGTACTGAGATGCCTGAAGTCCTGGTCTCTGCATAGACCCTCCAGAAGCAGTAGGTGATGAGAGCTGTGCATAGAAAGAGAatgcataggggcacctgggtagcgcagtcgttaagcgtctgccttcagctcagggcgtgatctcggcgttctgggatcgagccccgcatcaggctcctccgctgggagcctgcttcttcctctcccactccccctgcttgtgttccctctctcactggctgtctctctgtcaaatagataaataaaatcttaaaaaaaaaaaaagaaagaaagaaagaaagaaagaaagaaagaaagaaagaaagagagaatgcataaAATGAAGGTGTGGGTGACAATGACCAGGGGCCATGGCCTGGCTCAGTGCCCAGGCTCAGCTGCCGGATGCATGAGGCCCCTTGCTCTAACCTGGCATCCCTCCACTTGCTAAGCCAAACGAGACgtggggaagaagcaggccacCAGCCAGATGAAGGCTACCACTTTCTGGGCAGTCTCTGGACATGAAGGAGAAATGGTGCAGAGGATAAGCAACTGCCAGGTAGGTGTGCAACATGGTGGCCACGAAGGACAGGATGGTGCTGGTATAGGAAGCGAAGATGGCATCTGTGAGAACACCACAAGCAATGCGGCCTAGGGCCCAGCTGCCCAGGTTGCTGGAGAAGATGAGCATGTGGAAGACAAGGTGGGCCAAATCTGAGAGCAGGATGTTAGCCTTCAGCAGGTAGTGGGGCTCTTGCCAAAGTCTCTGGCTCTGCAGGATGGTT
This window contains:
- the GPR148 gene encoding LOW QUALITY PROTEIN: probable G-protein coupled receptor 148 (The sequence of the model RefSeq protein was modified relative to this genomic sequence to represent the inferred CDS: inserted 7 bases in 4 codons), with translation MGDQLTPRPLDTTAWPASNQVISESPCMPQLGSNISLSLRDLGVPASMLCWLFLPSSLLAVAPXGCSPLLLVTILQSQRLWQEPHYLLKANILLSDLAHLVFHMLIFSSNLGSWALGRIACGVLTDAIFASYTSTILSFVATMLHTYLAVAYPLHHFSFMSRXTAQKVVAFIWLVACFFPTXLVWLSKWRDARLEQGASCIRQLSLGTEPGHGPWSLQTLNDCATQVPLCILFLCTALITYCFWRVYAETRTSGISVQGCSWARGTLLIHTVLIXLYVSSVVVFSLDIMLTTYYLTDARTHVWLMAANSEVLMMLPRATCSCWGWSGASSHPVGTVTSSLFLRATDFTV